The following coding sequences lie in one Apium graveolens cultivar Ventura chromosome 1, ASM990537v1, whole genome shotgun sequence genomic window:
- the LOC141713643 gene encoding uncharacterized protein LOC141713643 → MRIPNLKREFELQKMKESETVKEYDDKLFELVNKLRLIGEEMIDSRLIEKLLVTLPERFEAKISALEESKDIATISLPELLSALEAHEQRKLMREEAILEGAMQEKLQIQPSQIFGGEKKDWHKNKGNFENNVANKEIHILHVMW, encoded by the coding sequence ATGAGAATCCCGAATCTTAAAAGGGAATTTGAGTTACAGAAAATGAAGGAATCTGAGACGGTCAAAGAGTATGATGATAAATTGTTTGAACTTGTTAACAAACTCAGGCTCATTGGTGAAGAAATGATCGATAGTAGGCTGATTGAAAAATTGCTGGTAACATTGCCAGAAAGATTTGAGGCCAAAATCTCAGCATTGGAGGAAAGTAAAGATATTGCAACAATATCGTTGCCAGAACTTCTTAGTGCATTAGAAGCTCATGAACAGAGAAAATTAATGAGAGAGGAAGCCATTCTTGAAGGAGCAATGCAAGAAAAATTGCAGATTCAACCAAGTCAAATTTTTGGTGGAGAAAAGAAAGATTGGCACAAAAACAAGGGAAACTTTGAAAACAATGTGGCCAATAAAGAAATACATATTCTCCATGTCATGTGGTAG
- the LOC141673856 gene encoding phosphate transporter PHO1 homolog 1-like: MVKFSKQFEGQLVPEWKDAFVDYGQLKKDLKKIHLLNVEIAPSNTHESFLSKTIFSSIRKSSLFRNKRREHGIIHVHKKLESSESKGDMYQTELLEQFADDSDAAVEFFSCLDLQLNKVNQFFKNKEKEFLERGESLAKQMGILLELKSALKSQHANEVSSNGSKEDDSISGTISCDEESPRYITEQEQGQSDETEDQFDQNDLQFSRSSKFDEDFKSMKLKRADSNPRTPSGRFFSSQGKNLKIHIPLTNPTRTFSYLLWDDLIKQSSKKGGMEGRKVHVNKTKLHHAEKMIRGAFIELYKGLGYLKTYRNLNMLAFAKILKKFDKVTNKQVLPIYLKVVESSYFNSSDKVIKLADEVEEIFVKHFAEDDKRKAMKYLKPTQRTESHAVTFFIGLFTGCFIAFLIGYGIMAHIAGMYRPQSDTVYMETVYPVLSMFSLLFLHFFLYGCNIFAWRKTRINYSFIFELSPTKDLKYRDVFLICTMSMTAVVGVLFIHISLMAKGYSYTQIQVIPGLLLLISLLLLVCPINIVYKSSRYRLLRVLRNIVLSPLYKVVMLDFFMADQLCSQVPMLRNLEYVTCYYITGSYKTQDYGYCMRTKNYRDLAYAVSFLPYYWRAMQCARRWFDEGETSHLINLGKYVSAMLAAGAKVAYEKERTIGWLCLVVIMSSVATVYQLYWDFVKDWGLLQKDSKNPWLRNDLMLRRKFIYFLSMGLNLVLRLAWLQTVLHYNLGSIDYRITGLILAALEVIRRGQWNFYRLENEHLNNAGKFRAVKIVPLPFHEVDEED; this comes from the exons ATGGTAAAGTTTTCTAAACAGTTTGAGGGTCAGCTTGTTCCTGAGTGGAAGGATGCCTTTGTCGATTATGGGCAACTGAAGAAAGATCTCAAGAAAATCCATCTCCTGAACGTCGAAATTGCACCATCTAACACCCATGAGAGCTTTTTAAGCAAAACCATCTTCTCCTCTATTAGGAAAAGCTCATTATTTCGCAACAAACGTAGAGAACATGGGATCATTCAT GTTCATAAGAAACTTGAATCGTCAGAAAGCAAAGGCGACATGTACCAGACTGAACTTCTGGAGCAGTTTGCTGATGATAGTGATGCAGCTGTAGAATTTTTCTCATGTTTGGACCTCCAACTTAATAAAGTAaaccaattttttaaaaataaagagaaagagtTCTTGGAGAGAGGGGAATCACTGGCGAAACAAATGGGGATTCTCCTTGAGCTCAAGAGCGCGCTTAAATCACAACATGCTAACGAAGTTTCTTCCAATGGTTCCAAGGAAGATGACTCTATTTCAGGCACCATTTCATGTG ACGAAGAATCCCCTAGGTACATAACAGAGCAAGAGCAGGGGCAGAGTGATGAAACTGAAGATCAGTTTGATCAGAATGATTTGCAATTCTCCAGGTCTTCAAAATTTGATGAGGATTTTAAATCAATGAAACTCAAGAGGGCAGACTCAAATCCGAGAACTCCATCTGGACGATTTTTCAGTTCACAAggaaaaaatcttaaaatacatATTCCTCTCACCAATCCAACTCGTACATTTTCATATTTACTATGGGATGATCTAATTAAACAGTCATCGAAAAAAGGTGGCATGGAAGGAAGAAAGGTGCATGTTAACAAAACAAAATTACACCATGCTGAGAAAATGATAAGAGGAGCTTTCATTGAGCTCTATAAAGGTCTAGGCTATCTCAAAACTTACAG GAATCTGAACATGCTTGCTTTTGCAAAGATTTTGAAGAAATTCGACAAA GTTACAAACAAACAAGTTCTTCCCATTTATCTAAAAGTTGTTGAAAGCTCTTACTTCAACAGTTCAGACAAG GTTATCAAGTTGGCTGATGAAGTTGAGGAAATTTTTGTCAAACACTTTGCTGAAGATGATAAAAGGAAGGCCATGAAATATCTTAAACCTACTCAAAGAACTGAATCTCATGCTGTCACCTTTTTCATTG GGTTATTCACAGGATGCTTCATCGCGTTCTTGATTGGCTATGGCATTATGGCGCATATAGCAGGAATGTATAGACCTCAGTCAGATACAGTGTACATGGAAACTGTTTATCCAGTTCTTAG CATGTTCAGCCTGTTATTCCTACATTTCTTTTTGTACGGATGCAACATTTTTGCGTGGAGGAAGACGCGTATAAATTATAGCTTCATCTTTGAACTTTCCCCAACAAAAGACCTCAAATACAGAGATGTGTTCTTGATTTGTACAATGTCAATGACTGCTGTGGTTGGTGTCCTGTTTATTCATATATCACTCATGGCAAAGGGGTATTCCTATACTCAAATACAAGTCATTCCTGGCCTACTTTTACTG ATTTCTCTTCTACTACTAGTCTGCCCCATCAACATAGTGTACAAATCTAGCCGTTATCGCTTACTTCGTGTACTAAGAAATATTGTTCTATCCCCTCTATACAAG GTTGTAATGCTGGACTTCTTTATGGCTGATCAACTCTGTAGCCAG GTACCAATGCTCAGGAACCTTGAGTATGTCACCTGCTACTATATAACAGGAAGCTACAAGACTCAGGATTACGGTTATTGCATGAGGACGAAAAATTACAGGGATCTTGCTTATGCAGTTTCCTTCCTTCCATATTATTGGAGGGCTATGCAG TGTGCTCGGAGGTGGTTTGATGAAGGAGAAACTAGCCACCTTATAAATCTTGGTAAATATGTATCTGCAATGTTAGCAGCAGGAGCAAAAGTGGCCTATGAGAAAGAAAGGACTATTGGATGGCTTTGCCTGGTTGTGATCATGTCCAGTGTTGCAACTGTTTATCAATTATATTGGGATTTTGTAAAGGATTGGGGTTTATTACAGAAAGATTCCAAGAACCCCTGGTTAAGAAATGATTTAATGCTTCGTCGAAAATTCATCTACTTCCTCTCCATG GGATTAAACCTAGTCCTCAGGCTAGCTTGGTTACAAACGGTCCTCCACTACAATTTGGGCAGCATTGATTACAGAATCACAGGGCTAATTTTAGCAGCACTTGAAGTCATTAGAAGAGGACAGTGGAATTTCTACAG ATTGGAGAATGAGCATCTAAATAATGCTGGCAAGTTTAGAGCAGTTAAGATAGTTCCCCTTCCTTTTCATGAAGTTGACGAAGAAGACTGA